A section of the Hypomesus transpacificus isolate Combined female chromosome 1, fHypTra1, whole genome shotgun sequence genome encodes:
- the LOC124469346 gene encoding formin-like protein 3 has protein sequence MQVINMFSPPWLVGVLYCLMLIPGLLEAMSLYDIIKQEELAPANVLSIDSDKANHFLTHSRSKRNVDPRWYRGNPDFQAYYRYYTSIGHTEGLYEIDRIRMLYQQMRHLEQAYGPDASVLQNQLGVPTVKKCDPATDKKCKAPPPPPPAPIKGIPLPQLPPPPPPPALSQADVLYLCNAKDPLCKPHIVYLPTGAVPVLCDPRYHPHCKPQKYEIPAPVAQPQPPPPAPPKKSTPLPLPPKKSAPPPAPIRTYKGMEYDCDPYWDPDCLIDHPARAVKGKTAPLPPALPIEEVEEEPVVEPAPPATIAKKLPLPYPYPYYYPYPYNYRDDLYDPARFQYPDPADAASDSE, from the exons ATGCAG GTGATCAACATGTTTTCTCCACCGTGGTTGGTTGGGGTATTATACTGTCTGATGTTGATCCCAG GTCTGCTGGAGGCAATGTCTTTGTATGACATCATCAAACAAGAGG AGTTGGCACCTGCCAATGTATTGAGTATCGATTCAGATAAGGCCAACCATTTCTTGACTCACTCGAGATCAAAACGCAACGTGGACCCCAGGTGGTACAGAGGAAACCCAGACTTCCAGGCGTACTACCGCTACTACACCAGCATCGGTCACACCGAGGGG CTGTATGAGATTGACAGGATCAGGATGCTGTACCAGCAAATGAGGCACCTTGAGCAGGCATACGGGCCAGACGCCTCCGTCCTCCAGAACCAGCTGGGAGTGCCCACCGTCAAGAAATGTGATCCCGCAACCGACAAGAAATGCaaagccccaccccctccccctcccgcacCAATAAAAGGCATACCCCTGCCCCaactgcctcccccccctccccctccagccctctcccagGCAGATGTCCTCTACCTGTGCAACGCCAAGGATCCCCTCTGCAAGCCACACATCGTCTACCTCCCCACGGGAGCTGTTCCTGTGCTCTGTGACCCGCGCTACCATCCCCACTGCAAGCCCCAGAAGTACGAGATCCCAGCCCCCGTAGCTCAGCCTcaacctcctcccccagctccaCCCAAGAAGTCTACCCCGCTACCTCTACCACCCAAGaaatctgctcctcctccagctcccatcCGCACATACAAGGGCATGGAGTATGACTGCGACCCATACTGGGATCCTGACTGTCTCATCGACCACCCCGCCAGGGCTGTTAAGGGCAAGAcggcccctctccctcctgcgcTCCCCATTGAGGAAGTAGAGGAAGAGCCGGTGGTGGAACCAGCACCCCCTGCAACCATCGCCAAAAAACTGCCCTTACCCTACCCTTACCCCTACTACTATCCCTACCCGTATAACTACCGGGATGATCTCTATGATCCAGCTCGCTTCCAGTACCCAGACCCTGCTGATGCAGCCTCTGACAGTGAGTAG
- the cops6 gene encoding COP9 signalosome complex subunit 6, whose product MATINGGGMEVDGAASPSVMASGVTGSVSVALHPLVILNISDHWIRIRSQEGRPMQVIGALIGKQEGRNIEVMNSFELLSHTVDDRAHIDKEYYYTKEEQFKQVFKDMEFLGWYTTGGPPDQSDIHIHKQVCEIIESPLFLKLNPMTKHTDLPVSVYESVIDIINGEATMLFAELTYTLATEEAERIGVDHVARMTATGTGENSTVAEHLIAQHSAIKMLHSRVKVILEYVKAVEAGEVPFNHEILREANALCHRLPVLSTIKFKTDFYDQCNDVGLMAYLGTITKTCNSMNQFINKFNVLYDRQGIGRRMRGLFF is encoded by the exons ATGGCAACGATCAATGGTGGAGGAATGGAGGTGGATGGGGCAG CTAGCCCCAGTGTTATGGCCTCGGGGGTGACTGGGAGTGTATCGGTGGCCTTGCACCCTCTAGTGATTCTCAACATCTCAGACCACTGGATACGTATCCGTTCCCAGGAGGGGCGGCCGATGCAAG TGATTGGAGCGTTGATTGGGAAGCAGGAGGGAAGGAACATCGAGGTGATGAACTCCTTTGAGCTGTTGTCCCACACTGTAGATGACAGGGCGCATATTGATAAGGAGTACTACTACACCAAAGAGGAGCAGT TCAAACAGGTCTTCAAGGACATGGAATTCCTGGGGTGGTATACCACAGGAGGCCCTCCTGACCAATCAGATATTCATATCCACAAGCAG GTGTGTGAAATTATTGAGAGCCCCCTGTTTCTCAAGTTGAAcccgatgaccaaacatacagAT TTACCAGTCAGCGTCTACGAGTCTGTCATAGACATCATCAACGGAGAG GCGACCATGCTGTTTGCCGAGCTAACCTACACGCTGGCCACAGAAGAGGCCGAGAGAATCGGTGTTGACCATGTGGCGCGCATGACCGCCACAGGCACCGGGGAAAACTCCACGG TGGCAGAACACCTCATAGCCCAGCACAGTGCTATCAAGATGCTCCACAGCAGAGTGAAGGTCATCCTGGAGTATGTGAAAGCTGTTGAAGCGG GAGAGGTACCGTTCAACCATGAGATCCTCAGAGAAGCCAATGCTCTTTGTCATAGACTGCCCGTCCTCAGCACTATCAAATTCAAGACTGACTTCTATGAC CAATGCAACGATGTAGGCCTCATGGCCTACCTAGGCACCATAACCAAGACCTGCAACAGCATGAACCAGTTCATCAACAAGTTTAACGTCCTGTATGACAGACAGGGCATCGGTCGAAGGATGAGAGGACTGTTCTtttga